A genome region from Natronobeatus ordinarius includes the following:
- the priS gene encoding DNA primase small subunit PriS, with protein MEERTRAYLRGRFRDHYRRTEITLPPAANEREWGYIPWTGGPGTTMVRHRSLLELGDVGDFLERERPRHVYFSAGRYRDPGAGSMSEKEWQSSDLVFDLDADHLPGVTLGEDSYAEMLATCKDALLRLLDFLEDDFAFSDLEVVFSGGRGYHVHVRDESVQHLDREHRREIVDYVRGIGLDFEQLIETETVAGLGRKTPTERRILETDGGWGRRTQHHFTAFLDELLEAPEDEALSRLQSFDGIGEGKANATLNAARNNREGIEAGNVTVHTAVAQLAERFAKRAVERDNAPIDEPVTTDTNRLIRLPGSLHGGSALETVRIDRHEIDAFDPLVDAVPETFVGHEIAVSVSRGGEVELGGDIFTVPEGDQSLPEYVATFLMARGRAEKEKE; from the coding sequence ATGGAGGAACGAACGAGGGCCTACCTCAGGGGGCGATTTCGAGACCATTATCGCCGGACGGAGATCACGCTGCCACCGGCGGCCAACGAGCGCGAGTGGGGGTACATCCCCTGGACCGGTGGGCCGGGGACGACGATGGTTCGTCACCGATCGCTGCTCGAGCTCGGGGACGTCGGCGACTTTCTCGAGCGGGAACGACCCCGTCACGTCTACTTCTCGGCCGGCCGCTACCGGGATCCCGGCGCGGGGTCGATGAGCGAAAAGGAGTGGCAATCTTCTGACCTCGTGTTCGACCTCGACGCCGACCACCTCCCGGGCGTGACCCTCGGCGAGGACTCCTACGCCGAGATGCTGGCGACGTGCAAGGACGCCCTGTTGCGACTGCTCGACTTCCTCGAGGACGATTTCGCCTTTTCCGACCTCGAGGTGGTCTTCTCGGGTGGGCGTGGCTACCACGTCCACGTCCGGGACGAGTCGGTTCAGCACCTCGACCGGGAACACCGCCGCGAGATCGTCGACTACGTTCGCGGCATCGGGCTGGACTTCGAGCAGCTGATCGAGACGGAGACGGTGGCGGGGCTTGGCCGGAAGACGCCGACCGAACGGCGCATCCTCGAGACCGACGGCGGCTGGGGGCGGCGAACCCAGCACCACTTCACCGCCTTTCTCGACGAGCTACTCGAGGCCCCCGAGGACGAGGCCCTGTCCCGGCTCCAGTCGTTCGACGGCATCGGCGAGGGGAAGGCGAACGCGACTCTCAACGCCGCCCGGAACAATCGCGAGGGTATCGAGGCGGGCAACGTGACCGTCCACACGGCAGTCGCCCAGCTGGCCGAACGGTTCGCGAAGCGGGCGGTCGAACGCGACAACGCGCCGATCGACGAGCCAGTGACGACCGACACGAACCGACTGATCCGCCTCCCCGGAAGCCTCCACGGCGGGAGCGCCCTCGAGACGGTCCGGATCGATCGCCACGAGATCGACGCGTTCGACCCGCTGGTCGACGCCGTCCCCGAGACGTTCGTCGGCCACGAGATCGCCGTCTCCGTCAGTCGTGGGGGTGAGGTCGAACTGGGTGGCGATATCTTTACAGTCCCCGAGGGTGACCAGTCACTACCGGAGTACGTCGCGACCTTCCTCATGGCACGCGGCCGGGCCGAAAAGGAGAAAGAATGA
- the bcp gene encoding thioredoxin-dependent thiol peroxidase translates to MLDVGADAPEFELPNQHGETVSLADFDGRVVLYFYPRANTNGCTTEACEFRDERPAFDERDVSIVGVSDDPVSDLEAFADEHDLEFDLLSDELGEVATLYDSYGEKQMFGNTFDGVFRNTYVIDENGRVAAAYEGVTPEGHAEDVLADLEEARAAQ, encoded by the coding sequence ATGCTCGACGTAGGTGCGGATGCCCCCGAATTCGAACTGCCAAACCAGCACGGTGAGACGGTTTCCCTCGCTGACTTCGACGGCCGCGTGGTGCTCTACTTCTACCCCCGGGCGAATACGAACGGCTGCACCACCGAGGCCTGTGAGTTCCGCGACGAACGGCCCGCGTTCGACGAGCGGGACGTCTCGATCGTCGGCGTCAGCGACGACCCCGTTTCTGACCTCGAGGCGTTCGCCGACGAACACGACCTCGAGTTCGACCTGCTGTCCGACGAACTCGGCGAGGTCGCCACGTTGTACGACTCCTATGGCGAAAAGCAGATGTTCGGGAACACCTTCGATGGGGTCTTCCGCAATACGTACGTGATCGACGAAAACGGCCGGGTCGCGGCCGCCTACGAGGGCGTCACCCCCGAGGGCCACGCCGAGGACGTGCTCGCGGACCTCGAGGAAGCGCGCGCGGCGCAGTAA
- a CDS encoding pyridoxamine 5'-phosphate oxidase family protein, which translates to MDNVEYVYTEGVPSDAVDELLGDRGHGTLALADGDDAYAVPLNYAYDGERFLLRVSDEPGSEKVAYAESTATATFIVYETVGETHSWSVMIRGRIERLPEDEQAEFTDTWLNEQFPPFRLFDEAVPEVEMALYELEPTELTGRRTID; encoded by the coding sequence ATGGACAACGTCGAATACGTCTACACCGAGGGTGTGCCATCCGATGCGGTCGACGAACTGCTCGGAGATCGGGGTCACGGGACACTCGCGCTGGCGGACGGCGACGACGCCTACGCCGTACCGCTCAACTACGCCTACGACGGCGAACGGTTCCTCCTCCGGGTGAGCGACGAGCCAGGCAGCGAGAAGGTGGCGTACGCCGAGTCGACGGCGACGGCGACGTTCATCGTCTACGAGACCGTCGGCGAGACCCACTCCTGGAGCGTCATGATCCGCGGGCGGATCGAACGCCTGCCCGAGGACGAACAGGCCGAGTTCACCGACACCTGGCTGAACGAGCAGTTCCCGCCGTTTCGGCTCTTCGACGAGGCCGTCCCCGAGGTCGAGATGGCCCTCTACGAACTCGAGCCGACCGAGCTGACCGGCCGGCGGACGATCGACTGA
- a CDS encoding CDC48 family AAA ATPase — protein sequence MRLTVKPLKQKDAGRGLAAIDRASMRELGLENGDYILIQGNGDGQAVARVWPGYPEDEGRNVVRIDGRLRQEAGVGIDDRVTVEKADVKPASSVTVALPQNLRIRGDIGPLVRDKLSGQAVTEGQTVPFSLSFGPMGGSGQSVPLKIASTSPSGTVVITDSTSIEISETPAEQISAGAPGSPEGVPSVTYEDIGGLDDELDQVREMIELPMRHPELFKQLGIEPPKGVLLHGPPGTGKTLIARAVANEIDAHFETISGPEIMSKYYGESEEQLREVFEEAEENAPAIVFIDELDSIAAKREEAGGDVERRVVAQLLSLMDGLEERGRVTVIAATNRVDAIDPALRRGGRFDREIEIGVPDKDGRKEILQVHTRGMPLSDSIDLDQYAENTHGFVGADLESLARESAMNALRRIRPELDLEEDEIDADVLETLKVTEADFKEALKGIQPSALREVFVEVPDVTWNDVGGLADTKERLRETIQWPLDYPEVFEAMDMEAAKGVLMYGPPGTGKTLLAKAVANEAQSNFISIKGPELLNKYVGESEKGVREVFEKARSNAPTVIFFDEIDSIATERGQRTGDSGVGERVVSQLLTELDGLEELEDVVVIATTNRPDLIDRALLRPGRLDRHVHVPVPDEGGRKKIFEVHTRDKPLADAIDLEWLAAETEGYVGADIEAVCREASMAATREFITSVDPEQLDEAVSNVRIGREHFEHALEEVGPSVTPETRERYEEIESEFQTAEPEPEDQLGRTFQ from the coding sequence ATGAGACTCACCGTCAAACCCCTCAAGCAGAAGGACGCGGGGCGTGGACTCGCGGCGATCGACCGCGCGTCGATGCGCGAACTCGGCCTCGAGAACGGAGACTACATCCTCATCCAGGGTAACGGCGACGGGCAGGCGGTTGCCCGCGTCTGGCCCGGCTATCCCGAGGACGAGGGTCGGAACGTGGTCCGGATCGACGGTCGCCTGCGCCAGGAGGCCGGCGTCGGGATCGACGACCGCGTCACGGTCGAGAAGGCCGACGTGAAGCCGGCGTCGTCCGTGACGGTCGCGCTGCCCCAGAACCTGCGCATTCGGGGTGACATCGGCCCGCTCGTGCGCGACAAGCTTTCCGGCCAGGCCGTCACCGAGGGGCAAACGGTGCCGTTCTCGCTCTCGTTCGGCCCGATGGGCGGCTCCGGCCAGTCCGTGCCGCTGAAGATCGCGAGCACCTCGCCGTCGGGGACGGTCGTCATCACCGACTCGACGAGCATCGAGATCTCCGAGACGCCGGCCGAACAGATCAGCGCCGGCGCGCCCGGGAGCCCCGAGGGCGTCCCGAGCGTCACCTACGAGGACATCGGCGGGCTCGACGACGAACTCGACCAGGTTCGCGAAATGATCGAGCTGCCGATGCGCCACCCCGAGCTGTTCAAACAGCTCGGCATCGAGCCGCCCAAGGGCGTGCTGCTCCACGGCCCGCCAGGCACCGGCAAGACGCTGATCGCCCGCGCCGTCGCCAACGAGATCGACGCCCACTTCGAGACGATCTCCGGCCCGGAGATCATGTCGAAGTACTACGGTGAGTCCGAAGAGCAGCTTCGTGAGGTGTTCGAGGAGGCCGAAGAGAACGCGCCCGCGATCGTCTTCATCGACGAGCTCGACTCGATCGCCGCCAAACGCGAAGAGGCCGGCGGCGACGTCGAACGCCGAGTCGTCGCCCAGCTCCTCTCGCTGATGGACGGCTTAGAGGAACGTGGCCGCGTCACCGTCATCGCCGCGACCAACCGCGTGGACGCGATCGATCCCGCGCTGCGCCGGGGTGGTCGCTTCGACCGTGAGATCGAGATCGGCGTCCCCGACAAGGACGGCCGCAAGGAGATCCTGCAGGTCCACACCCGCGGGATGCCGCTGTCTGACTCGATTGACCTCGACCAGTACGCCGAGAACACCCACGGCTTCGTCGGCGCCGACTTAGAGAGTCTCGCCCGGGAGTCGGCGATGAACGCCCTGCGGCGCATCCGCCCCGAACTCGACCTCGAGGAAGACGAGATCGACGCCGACGTCCTCGAGACGCTGAAGGTGACGGAGGCGGACTTCAAGGAAGCACTCAAGGGCATCCAGCCCTCGGCGCTTCGCGAGGTGTTCGTCGAGGTCCCCGACGTCACCTGGAACGACGTCGGCGGCCTCGCCGACACCAAAGAGCGTCTCCGCGAGACCATCCAGTGGCCACTGGACTACCCCGAGGTGTTCGAGGCGATGGACATGGAGGCCGCCAAGGGCGTCCTCATGTACGGCCCGCCGGGCACCGGGAAGACCCTGCTCGCGAAGGCCGTTGCCAACGAGGCCCAGTCGAACTTCATCTCGATCAAGGGCCCCGAACTGCTGAACAAGTACGTCGGCGAATCCGAGAAAGGGGTCCGTGAGGTGTTCGAGAAGGCGCGGTCGAACGCCCCGACCGTGATCTTCTTCGACGAAATCGACTCGATCGCCACCGAACGCGGCCAGCGAACGGGCGACTCCGGCGTCGGCGAGCGCGTCGTCTCCCAGCTGCTGACCGAACTCGACGGGCTCGAGGAGCTCGAAGACGTCGTCGTCATCGCGACGACCAACCGCCCGGACCTCATCGACAGGGCGCTGCTCCGGCCTGGCCGGCTCGACCGCCACGTCCACGTGCCCGTCCCCGACGAGGGAGGCCGCAAGAAGATCTTCGAGGTCCACACCCGCGACAAGCCGCTGGCCGACGCGATCGACCTCGAGTGGCTCGCCGCCGAGACCGAGGGCTACGTCGGTGCCGACATCGAGGCCGTCTGCCGGGAGGCCTCGATGGCGGCGACCCGCGAGTTCATCACCTCGGTCGACCCCGAGCAGCTGGACGAGGCCGTCAGCAACGTCCGCATCGGCAGGGAGCACTTCGAACACGCACTCGAGGAGGTCGGCCCGAGCGTGACCCCCGAAACCCGCGAGCGCTACGAGGAGATCGAATCGGAGTTCCAGACGGCCGAGCCCGAACCCGAAGACCAGCTCGGACGGACGTTCCAGTAA
- a CDS encoding DUF7127 family protein, translated as MRLEQFARDDERPFSQYQYDDGAVFAVDFGAAGADAAVDVVDDTVIVVLEDDQVELELPAAVEDAQAFIKNGVLTIEVEADE; from the coding sequence ATGAGACTCGAACAGTTCGCTCGCGACGACGAGCGACCCTTCAGCCAGTACCAGTACGACGACGGTGCGGTGTTTGCCGTCGACTTCGGCGCGGCCGGCGCGGACGCGGCGGTCGACGTCGTCGACGACACCGTGATCGTCGTCCTCGAGGACGATCAGGTCGAACTCGAGCTGCCAGCCGCCGTCGAGGACGCGCAAGCGTTTATCAAAAACGGCGTCCTCACTATCGAAGTGGAGGCAGACGAATGA
- a CDS encoding enoyl-CoA hydratase-related protein, with protein sequence MHETDGSDGWVAVVGTDATGRTIAAAADAAGYDVRLATAPGDDPASDAPADFDDREALPLETALDGAGLVFEATAESTALERVAALTPADAILATTNTSPLAELAAVTGRPERVVGVYPAGPSLSAVELGHGERTDGDVVSRVRELFEASETPAYEVDGEVPGSISERLTLRFRLEAIRRLEGGTDPAAIDAAVKRLGFPRGPLEAADRDGLDDLERSAKTLVEYGVAVHVPDRLSALVEDGALGTEAGAGVYGSDEPQAPRERRYEVDPWPLFAPVVNEAARLLEVDATTRAAIDALLEQGANWPRGPLRLADEYGIDRVVERLQAAHEATGRATYDPRPTLRELVASGTVGLASGEGFYGYEYESRTFETVRYERRDCLAVITLDRPHVLNALDEASWLGLRRALEHADADDGVRATILRGAGRAFSAGDDIAEMYGWEADEEATTFFQEVLGPTVETLRQHSKPTIAVIDGIATGGGCELVLVCDLAVASHKSELGLPEALIGAIPPIAPAYGLTSLRKKDFFELAYTGDRLSGLEATERGLVNYAVDADQVEDVARELARATTAASPASTAAIKRGWNRMETEFHEPFFEAYLESVAERVQSADGQEGMGAFLEKRAPEWVR encoded by the coding sequence ATGCACGAAACTGACGGGTCTGACGGCTGGGTCGCGGTCGTCGGAACCGACGCGACGGGACGAACCATCGCCGCGGCCGCCGACGCGGCCGGATACGACGTTCGACTCGCCACCGCTCCGGGAGACGACCCCGCGAGCGACGCGCCGGCAGACTTCGACGACCGCGAGGCGCTCCCCCTCGAGACGGCCCTGGACGGGGCCGGGCTCGTCTTCGAGGCGACGGCAGAGTCGACCGCCCTCGAGCGCGTCGCTGCGCTCACACCCGCGGACGCAATTCTGGCGACGACGAACACGTCGCCGCTCGCCGAGCTCGCCGCGGTTACGGGGCGGCCCGAGCGCGTCGTCGGCGTCTATCCCGCAGGTCCGTCGCTGTCGGCCGTCGAACTCGGTCACGGCGAGCGAACCGACGGCGACGTCGTCTCCCGCGTCCGGGAGCTGTTCGAAGCCAGCGAAACGCCGGCGTACGAGGTCGACGGGGAGGTTCCCGGTTCGATCAGCGAGCGACTGACGCTGCGCTTTCGACTCGAGGCGATTCGCCGCCTCGAGGGCGGGACCGATCCGGCGGCGATCGACGCGGCGGTGAAACGGCTCGGCTTCCCCCGCGGGCCGCTCGAGGCGGCCGACCGTGACGGCCTGGACGACCTCGAGCGCTCCGCGAAAACGCTCGTCGAGTACGGCGTGGCGGTCCACGTGCCGGACCGGCTCTCCGCGCTCGTCGAGGACGGTGCGCTCGGAACCGAAGCGGGAGCGGGGGTCTACGGGTCAGACGAGCCCCAGGCCCCCCGCGAGCGGCGATACGAGGTCGATCCGTGGCCCCTGTTCGCCCCCGTCGTCAACGAGGCGGCGCGGCTGCTCGAAGTCGACGCCACGACTCGAGCGGCGATCGACGCCCTGCTCGAGCAGGGGGCGAACTGGCCACGTGGCCCCCTGCGCCTCGCCGACGAGTACGGGATCGACCGCGTCGTCGAGCGCCTCCAGGCGGCCCACGAGGCGACGGGCCGGGCGACGTACGACCCCCGACCGACGCTTCGCGAGCTGGTCGCGTCGGGGACGGTCGGCCTCGCCTCCGGGGAGGGGTTCTACGGCTACGAGTACGAGTCGCGGACGTTCGAGACCGTCCGGTACGAGCGTCGTGACTGTTTGGCCGTCATCACGCTCGACCGACCGCACGTGCTCAACGCCCTCGATGAGGCGAGCTGGCTGGGGCTCAGGCGGGCGCTCGAGCACGCCGACGCCGACGACGGCGTCCGGGCGACGATCCTCCGTGGGGCGGGCCGGGCGTTCTCGGCCGGCGACGACATCGCCGAGATGTACGGCTGGGAAGCCGACGAGGAGGCGACGACGTTCTTCCAGGAGGTGCTCGGCCCGACGGTCGAAACGCTCCGCCAGCACTCGAAACCGACCATCGCCGTGATCGACGGCATCGCGACCGGCGGCGGCTGTGAGCTGGTCCTCGTCTGTGACCTCGCAGTGGCGAGCCACAAGAGCGAGCTCGGGCTCCCCGAGGCGCTCATCGGCGCGATTCCGCCGATCGCGCCGGCCTACGGCCTGACCAGCCTCCGGAAGAAGGACTTCTTCGAACTCGCGTACACCGGCGACCGCCTCTCCGGGCTCGAGGCGACAGAGCGCGGCCTCGTCAACTACGCCGTCGACGCCGATCAGGTCGAGGACGTCGCGCGCGAACTCGCTCGAGCGACCACTGCGGCCTCACCCGCGTCGACCGCCGCGATCAAACGGGGCTGGAACCGGATGGAGACCGAGTTCCACGAACCGTTCTTCGAGGCATATCTGGAGTCCGTCGCCGAACGCGTGCAGTCGGCCGACGGGCAAGAAGGCATGGGGGCGTTCCTCGAGAAGCGAGCGCCGGAGTGGGTCCGGTAG
- a CDS encoding alpha/beta fold hydrolase: MQTAEHLGRETAYSYSDRDGDGPPILFVHGSGGSHAVWKSQRRLADRWPVVVLDLSGHGASADVDASPGFTTLAAYADDVVAVAEATDARVLVGNSLGGAVVMHVLLEREFTPDAAVLAGTGARLGVLEDLLEWLESDFERVIDFLHGEDLFFHDPDPRLVEASRNVMRETGRTVTRRDFLTCHQFDVRDRLGEIDVPVLAVTGEHDRLTPPWYHEHIAENVADGRVETIDDAAHLAMLERPAAFNEAVAAFLESLDS, from the coding sequence ATGCAGACCGCCGAGCACCTGGGGAGGGAGACGGCGTACAGTTACTCCGATCGCGACGGCGACGGGCCGCCGATCCTGTTCGTCCACGGCAGTGGGGGCTCACACGCCGTCTGGAAGTCCCAGCGGCGGCTGGCCGACCGGTGGCCCGTCGTCGTCCTCGACCTGAGCGGCCACGGCGCGTCCGCGGACGTCGACGCCAGCCCCGGGTTCACGACGCTCGCCGCCTACGCCGACGACGTTGTCGCCGTCGCCGAGGCGACCGACGCCCGCGTCCTCGTTGGCAACTCCCTCGGCGGCGCCGTCGTCATGCACGTCCTGCTCGAGCGCGAGTTCACCCCGGACGCAGCCGTCCTCGCGGGCACCGGCGCACGGCTGGGCGTCCTCGAGGACCTGCTCGAGTGGCTCGAGTCCGACTTCGAGCGGGTGATCGACTTCCTCCACGGCGAGGACCTGTTCTTTCACGACCCCGATCCGCGGCTGGTCGAGGCCTCGAGAAACGTGATGCGCGAAACCGGCCGCACGGTCACCCGCCGGGACTTTCTCACCTGCCACCAGTTCGACGTCCGCGACCGACTCGGGGAGATCGACGTCCCCGTCCTCGCCGTGACGGGCGAGCACGATCGGCTGACGCCGCCGTGGTACCACGAGCACATCGCGGAGAACGTCGCCGATGGCCGGGTCGAGACGATCGACGACGCCGCCCACCTCGCCATGCTCGAACGACCCGCGGCGTTCAACGAGGCGGTGGCGGCGTTCCTCGAGTCGCTCGACAGCTGA
- a CDS encoding HD domain-containing protein: protein MADSETPDSTRVYSPEDDHHFPDEKLNRVLAFVDADEEITALLEAQNVNAVDRKGYNDHGPKHIEIVRNRALCLYDLLKAGDVDFNGAREQGLAEEDESVIIALAAILHDVGHLVHRDSHAYYSIPIASDVLDRILPEFYGVADAVRVKGEVLHAILCHHTAETPLTTEAGVIRVADALDMERGRSRIPYEQGGRGINTLSSQAINRVSLHEGESRPVMVEIEMTNAAGVYQVDNLLKAKLEGSGLEDLIRIVAVNINEDREQLVERIEL from the coding sequence ATGGCCGATTCTGAGACCCCTGACTCTACCCGCGTCTACTCCCCGGAGGACGATCATCACTTCCCGGACGAGAAGCTGAACCGGGTCCTCGCGTTCGTCGACGCCGACGAGGAGATCACAGCCCTGCTCGAGGCCCAGAACGTCAACGCCGTCGACCGCAAGGGATACAACGATCACGGGCCGAAACACATCGAGATCGTCCGCAACCGGGCGCTCTGTCTGTACGACCTGCTCAAAGCCGGTGACGTCGACTTCAACGGCGCTCGCGAGCAGGGACTGGCCGAGGAGGACGAGTCGGTGATCATCGCGCTCGCGGCGATCTTACACGACGTCGGCCACCTCGTCCATCGCGACAGCCACGCCTACTACTCGATCCCGATCGCTTCGGACGTCCTCGATCGCATCCTGCCCGAGTTCTACGGCGTCGCCGACGCCGTCCGCGTGAAAGGCGAGGTGCTCCACGCGATCCTCTGTCATCACACCGCCGAGACGCCGTTAACGACCGAAGCCGGCGTCATCCGCGTCGCCGACGCCCTCGACATGGAACGCGGGCGCTCGCGCATCCCCTACGAACAGGGCGGGCGGGGCATCAACACCCTCTCGAGTCAGGCGATCAACCGCGTCTCCCTGCACGAGGGCGAGAGCCGCCCCGTGATGGTCGAGATCGAGATGACCAATGCCGCGGGCGTCTACCAGGTCGACAACCTGCTGAAAGCCAAACTCGAGGGCTCGGGACTCGAGGACCTGATCCGAATCGTCGCGGTCAACATCAACGAGGACCGCGAGCAACTGGTCGAGCGGATCGAACTCTAA
- a CDS encoding redoxin domain-containing protein, whose product MPATGDSAPDFTAPLANGDLESITLSERLEEAPIVLAFFPGAFTGVCTTEMCTFQDRLSAFEDLDATVYGVSVDSPFSLNEFRAQNDLSFSFVSDFEKELIDEYDVRMDFEDLGVYGVAKRSVFVVDAEGEITYAWVSDDPGVEPDYDEVEDAVADAA is encoded by the coding sequence ATGCCAGCAACCGGCGATTCCGCACCCGACTTCACTGCACCGCTCGCGAACGGCGACCTCGAGTCGATCACGCTCTCAGAGCGCCTCGAGGAGGCCCCGATCGTCCTCGCTTTCTTCCCCGGGGCGTTCACGGGCGTCTGCACGACCGAGATGTGTACGTTCCAGGATCGGCTCTCGGCGTTCGAAGACCTCGACGCGACCGTCTACGGCGTCAGCGTCGACTCGCCGTTCTCGCTCAACGAGTTCCGCGCGCAGAACGACCTCTCCTTTAGCTTCGTCAGCGACTTCGAGAAGGAGCTCATCGACGAGTACGACGTCCGGATGGACTTCGAGGATCTGGGCGTCTACGGCGTCGCCAAGCGCTCGGTGTTCGTCGTCGACGCCGAGGGCGAGATCACCTACGCGTGGGTAAGCGACGACCCTGGCGTCGAACCCGACTACGACGAGGTCGAGGACGCGGTCGCTGACGCCGCCTGA
- the glmS gene encoding methylaspartate mutase subunit S encodes MAPTVTLGVIGSDAHVVGITILEHALEAAGFDVVSLGVQTSQAAFVDATAAHDADAILVSSLYGHAEQDCQGFHERVEAAGLDVVTYIGGNLAVGQDDFDETRTTFEALGFDRVFDSQTDPEEAIAALRDDLELRSSEAEFEPERVRAANG; translated from the coding sequence ATGGCACCCACCGTCACCCTCGGCGTGATCGGCTCCGACGCCCACGTCGTCGGCATCACGATCCTCGAGCACGCGCTCGAGGCCGCCGGCTTCGACGTCGTCAGTCTCGGCGTGCAGACCTCCCAGGCAGCGTTCGTCGACGCAACGGCGGCACACGACGCCGACGCCATCCTCGTCTCCTCGCTGTACGGCCACGCCGAGCAGGACTGCCAGGGCTTTCACGAGCGCGTCGAGGCCGCCGGACTCGACGTCGTCACCTACATCGGCGGCAACCTCGCGGTCGGCCAGGACGACTTCGACGAGACCCGCACGACGTTCGAGGCACTGGGATTCGACCGCGTCTTCGACTCCCAGACCGACCCCGAGGAGGCCATCGCCGCCCTGCGAGACGATCTCGAGCTCCGCTCGAGCGAGGCCGAGTTCGAACCCGAACGCGTCCGGGCGGCGAACGGCTAA
- a CDS encoding Zn-dependent hydrolase, with the protein MSDVTVDGQRLRDRFDAFNEIGATEAGGVNRPSLSDANREARDQLVEWFEEAGLEVRIDEVGNVFGRREGRDPDADVVLLGSHVDSQYNGGRYDGVVGVLGALEVVEAFSDAGVETDRPLEVVSWSNEEGVRFQPDMLGSGVYAGVFDPEFAYGLEDKAGKTFGEELERIGYRGEAPAEPDDLHRYLELHVEQGPVLEERGLDVGVVEGVYGFAWLEATFEGQADHAGPTPMHARQDAFVGAAEVAKAVRELTATGGTDLVGTVGSVDVWPNSINVIPERVTFTVDVRSYDNETIDAAVDRVRREVEHAAEREGLEYELEELMRIDAAPFDDGCIETVAAAAEEVGCSYTHLVSGAGHDASYLNQLAPTGMLFVPSVDGVSHRESEYTEWDDVVAGTEVLCRAVERMATRA; encoded by the coding sequence ATGAGTGATGTCACAGTAGACGGCCAGCGATTGCGGGATCGGTTCGACGCGTTTAACGAGATCGGCGCCACCGAGGCGGGCGGGGTCAACCGGCCGTCGCTGTCGGACGCCAACCGAGAAGCTCGAGACCAGCTCGTCGAGTGGTTCGAGGAGGCGGGACTCGAGGTGCGAATCGACGAGGTGGGCAACGTCTTCGGTCGCCGGGAGGGGCGTGACCCCGACGCCGACGTCGTCCTGCTCGGCTCGCACGTCGACAGTCAGTACAACGGCGGGCGCTACGACGGCGTCGTGGGCGTTCTCGGCGCACTCGAGGTCGTCGAGGCGTTTTCCGACGCGGGCGTCGAGACCGACCGCCCACTCGAGGTGGTCTCCTGGAGCAACGAGGAGGGCGTTCGGTTCCAGCCGGACATGCTCGGCAGCGGCGTCTACGCCGGCGTCTTCGATCCGGAGTTCGCCTATGGGCTCGAGGACAAAGCGGGGAAGACGTTCGGCGAGGAACTCGAGCGCATCGGCTACCGGGGCGAGGCTCCCGCCGAGCCCGACGACCTGCACCGTTACCTCGAGCTCCACGTCGAGCAGGGGCCGGTCCTCGAAGAGCGGGGGCTCGACGTCGGCGTCGTCGAGGGCGTCTACGGCTTCGCCTGGCTCGAGGCCACCTTCGAGGGGCAGGCAGATCACGCAGGACCGACGCCGATGCACGCCCGGCAAGACGCCTTCGTCGGCGCGGCCGAGGTCGCGAAGGCGGTCCGCGAGCTGACGGCCACGGGCGGAACCGACCTGGTCGGGACCGTCGGCAGCGTCGACGTCTGGCCCAACTCGATCAACGTGATTCCCGAACGCGTCACGTTCACGGTCGACGTCCGATCCTACGACAACGAGACGATCGACGCCGCCGTCGACCGCGTCCGCCGGGAGGTCGAACACGCCGCCGAACGGGAGGGACTCGAGTACGAACTCGAGGAACTGATGCGGATCGACGCGGCGCCGTTCGACGACGGCTGCATCGAGACGGTGGCGGCGGCGGCCGAGGAGGTCGGCTGTTCGTACACGCACCTGGTCAGCGGCGCGGGCCACGACGCGAGCTACCTGAATCAGCTCGCGCCGACGGGGATGCTCTTCGTCCCGAGCGTCGACGGCGTCAGTCACCGCGAGAGCGAGTACACCGAGTGGGACGACGTCGTCGCGGGCACCGAGGTGCTGTGCCGAGCCGTCGAACGGATGGCGACTCGAGCCTGA